One window of Perca flavescens isolate YP-PL-M2 chromosome 6, PFLA_1.0, whole genome shotgun sequence genomic DNA carries:
- the vegfaa gene encoding vascular endothelial growth factor A-A isoform X3, whose product MNFVVSLVHILLAAVLHLSTIKTASINKGVEKSKNEVIPLTEVITKSMCQPREVLVDIFHEYPEDTEHTYVPSCVVLNRCGGCCSDEAMECVPTETSNVTLQVMRFRPMVTQHTIHLSFTEHQKCDCRLKPDVQAKKE is encoded by the exons ATGAACTTTGTTGTCAGTTTGGTACACATCCTTTTGGCAGCGGTTCTTCACCTATCCACTATAAAG ACTGCCAGCATTAACAAGGGAGTGGAGAAGAGTAAAAATGAGg ttATCCCTCTCACAGAAGTCATCACCAAGAGTATGTGTCAGCCCAGGGAGGTGCTGGTGGACATCTTCCATGAGTATCCGGAGGACACAGAACATACCTACGTTCCTTCCTGCGTGGTCCTCAACCGCTGTGGAGGCTGCTGCAGTGACGAAGCAATGGAGTGTGTACCCACGGAAACCAGCAACGTCACGTTGCAG GTAATGCGGTTTAGACCAATGGTTACGCAACATACAATTCACTTAAGTTTCACAGAGCATCAAAAGTGTGATTGCAG actAAAGCCAGATGTTCAAGCAAAGAAAGAATAG
- the vegfaa gene encoding vascular endothelial growth factor A-A isoform X2, giving the protein MNFVVSLVHILLAAVLHLSTIKTASINKGVEKSKNEVIPLTEVITKSMCQPREVLVDIFHEYPEDTEHTYVPSCVVLNRCGGCCSDEAMECVPTETSNVTLQVMRFRPMVTQHTIHLSFTEHQKCDCRLKPDVQAKKE; this is encoded by the exons ATGAACTTTGTTGTCAGTTTGGTACACATCCTTTTGGCAGCGGTTCTTCACCTATCCACTATAAAG ACTGCCAGCATTAACAAGGGAGTGGAGAAGAGTAAAAATGAGg ttATCCCTCTCACAGAAGTCATCACCAAGAGTATGTGTCAGCCCAGGGAGGTGCTGGTGGACATCTTCCATGAGTATCCGGAGGACACAGAACATACCTACGTTCCTTCCTGCGTGGTCCTCAACCGCTGTGGAGGCTGCTGCAGTGACGAAGCAATGGAGTGTGTACCCACGGAAACCAGCAACGTCACGTTGCAG GTAATGCGGTTTAGACCAATGGTTACGCAACATACAATTCACTTAAGTTTCACAGAGCATCAAAAGTGTGATTGCAG actAAAGCCAGATGTTCAAGCAAAGAAAGAATA A
- the vegfaa gene encoding vascular endothelial growth factor A-A isoform X1, producing MNFVVSLVHILLAAVLHLSTIKTASINKGVEKSKNEVIPLTEVITKSMCQPREVLVDIFHEYPEDTEHTYVPSCVVLNRCGGCCSDEAMECVPTETSNVTLQVMRFRPMVTQHTIHLSFTEHQKCDCRLKPDVQAKKEYHCAPCSERRKRLFVQDPLTCKCSCKFTQLDCKSRQLELNERTCRCDKPRR from the exons ATGAACTTTGTTGTCAGTTTGGTACACATCCTTTTGGCAGCGGTTCTTCACCTATCCACTATAAAG ACTGCCAGCATTAACAAGGGAGTGGAGAAGAGTAAAAATGAGg ttATCCCTCTCACAGAAGTCATCACCAAGAGTATGTGTCAGCCCAGGGAGGTGCTGGTGGACATCTTCCATGAGTATCCGGAGGACACAGAACATACCTACGTTCCTTCCTGCGTGGTCCTCAACCGCTGTGGAGGCTGCTGCAGTGACGAAGCAATGGAGTGTGTACCCACGGAAACCAGCAACGTCACGTTGCAG GTAATGCGGTTTAGACCAATGGTTACGCAACATACAATTCACTTAAGTTTCACAGAGCATCAAAAGTGTGATTGCAG actAAAGCCAGATGTTCAAGCAAAGAAAGAATA CCACTGTGCGCCTTGCTCAGAGAGAAGAAAGCGCTTGTTTGTGCAGGACCCTCTCACCTGTAAATGTTCCTGCAAATTCACACAATTAGACTGCAAGTCCAGGCAACTTGAGTTAAACGAAAGAACTTGCAG ATGTGATAAACCGAGGAGATGA